Part of the Bryobacteraceae bacterium genome is shown below.
ACGCAGGCTCCCGGGGAGGCGACCGATGAGCCCCGTAATGGCAGTGGATATCTCCGCGATGGACGAACTGAAGTCGCGCCTCAAGGCCACTTGGATGACCGGCGACTACGACGTGTTCGCCCGCTATCTGGAGACCGGCGCGGACGAGTTCTTCCGCCATCTCAAAATCGAGTCCGGCACAAGCCTCCTTGATGTCGCATGCGGCGCCGGGCAACTGGCCCTCATCGCCGCCCGCGCCGGAGTCCGGACCACCGGCTGCGACATCGCCACCAACTGGCTCGAGAAAGCGCGAGTGCGGGCTATCGCCGAAGGGCTGCACATCGCCTTTCGCGAAGGCGACGCGGAAGAACTCCCCTTCCCGGACGCGAGCTTCGACGCCGTGGCCAGTATCTTCGGAGCCATGTTCGCCCCGCGGCCCGCAACGGTGGCCGCCGAAATGGCTCGTGTCTGCCGGCGCGGCGGCAAGATCGCCATGGCTAACTGGACCGCGTCCGGATTCATCGGCCGCATGTTCAAAGCAATCGCCCGTCACATAGCGCCGCCCGGAATGCCGTCGCCGGTGCTCTGGGGTGACGAGGCCGTCGTTCGGGAACGGTTCGGAGACGCCCTTGCCTCACTGCGCTGCACACCGCGGATGTACCGGTTCGAATAC
Proteins encoded:
- a CDS encoding class I SAM-dependent methyltransferase — protein: MSPVMAVDISAMDELKSRLKATWMTGDYDVFARYLETGADEFFRHLKIESGTSLLDVACGAGQLALIAARAGVRTTGCDIATNWLEKARVRAIAEGLHIAFREGDAEELPFPDASFDAVASIFGAMFAPRPATVAAEMARVCRRGGKIAMANWTASGFIGRMFKAIARHIAPPGMPSPVLWGDEAVVRERFGDALASLRCTPRMYRFEYPFPPAAVVEFFRVNYGPMARAFAALDTKSQAAMREELEDLWSSANTAGAGVTRLEAEYLEVVGIRAA